A part of Larimichthys crocea isolate SSNF chromosome VII, L_crocea_2.0, whole genome shotgun sequence genomic DNA contains:
- the LOC113746050 gene encoding pannexin-1-like isoform X1, which yields MAIAHVATEYVFSDFLLKEPNQARYRSVRTELAVDKMVTCVAVGLPLLLISLAFAQEVSVGTQISCFAPSNFSWRQAAYVDSYCWAAVHTHTLPLWLHKFFPYILLLVAVLMYTPALFWRFSAAPLLQSDLSFIMEELDRCYNRAVTLAKRMATSGLFSSERYSRTHFSLVQQHLSADLKCSSSVFPLSSLNTDPTEGCFNYPLVEKFLMTKRCSRTLLFYYLLCRCLTLVTLLCACVYLGYYLRLASITDEFGCSLRVGLLVTDPSVPDQVQCKLIAVGVFSLLSLVNLILFIALIPVVIYASLRPLFCHGYAHFLETYQSLPTVGVLPRPDGQWDDLSLYVLFLDENISELKSYKYIKVLELLRKRGECSGENFDAMGLLQTLCLVKMDTVDGIKPTGAAAKPDQGKTNAAESASSSTVTKNSCKHPNSAADDSKMETEMKELDPLLSGNCDVTGSRQSEGGTLRQRAM from the exons ATGGCTATCGCCCATGTGGCTACAGAGTACGTGTTCAGCGACTTTCTGCTGAAGGAGCCGAACCAGGCTCGGTACCGCAGCGTCCGAACGGAGCTGGCTGTGGACAAGATGGTGACCTGTGTGGCCGTCGGCctgcccctcctcctcatctctctggCCTTCGCTCAAGAAGTCTCAGTTG gTACTCAGATCAGCTGTTTTGCTCCCTCTAACTTCTCCTGGAGGCAGGCAGCCTATGTGGACTCGTACTGCTGGGCAGccgtgcatacacacactctacCTCTGTGGCTGcacaag TTCTTTCCCTACATCCTGTTGCTGGTGGCGGTGTTGATGTACACCCCGGCGTTGTTCTGGAGATTTTCTGCGGCGCCCCTCCTGCAGTCGGACCTCAGCTTCATCATGGAGGAGTTGGACCGGTGCTACAACCGCGCTGTCACTCTGGCCAAGCGCATGGCCACGTCAGGACTGTTCTCATCGGAAAGGTACAGCAGGACACACTTTAGTTTGGTGCAACAACATTTAAGTGCTGATTTGaaatgttcttcttctgtgtttcctctcagctcttTGAACACCGACCCCACCGAGGGCTGCTTCAATTACCCGCTGGTGGAAAAGTTTCTGATGACCAAGCGTTGCTCGCGGACATTGCTGTTTTACTACCTGCTGTGTCGCTGCCTGACTCTCGTCACCCTGCTGTGTGCCTGCGTCTACCTGGGCTACTATCTCCGCCTGGCTTCTATCACGGACGAGTTTGGCTGCTCGCTGCGTGTCGGACTGCTCGTCACCGACCCGAGCGTCCCCGACCAGGTGCAGTGTAAGCTCATCGCTGTAGGAGTCTTCTCTCTGCTGAG TCTGGTAAACTTGATCCTGTTCATTGCACTGATTCCTGTGGTGATCTATGCCAGCCTCCGTCCCCTCTTCTGCCACGGGTACGCCCACTTTCTGGAAACCTACCAATCACTGCCCACAGTGGGTGTCCTGCCCAGACCTGATGGCCAATGGGACgatctctctctgtatgtcctCTTCCTGGACGAGAACATCAGTGAACTGAAGTCCTACAAATACATCaag GTGTTGGAGTTGTTGAGGAAACGAGGCGAATGCTCCGGGGAAAACTTTGATGCCATGGGTCTGCTGCAGACTCTCTGTCTGGTGAAGATGGACACTGTGGACGGGATTAAACCTACCGGGGCTGCAGCGAAACCGGATCAAGGAAAAACAAACGCAGCCGAGTCTGCCAGCAGCTCCACGGTGACCAAGAACAGCTGCAAGCATCCGAACTCAGCCGCTGATGACAGCAAGATGGAAACTGAGATGAAAG agctTGATCCCTTGCTGTCGGGAAACTGTGATGtaacaggaagcagacagagtgaaggaggaaCTCTCCGGCAGAGAGcgatgtga
- the LOC113746050 gene encoding pannexin-1-like isoform X2 produces the protein MAIAHVATEYVFSDFLLKEPNQARYRSVRTELAVDKMVTCVAVGLPLLLISLAFAQEVSVGTQISCFAPSNFSWRQAAYVDSYCWAAVHTHTLPLWLHKFFPYILLLVAVLMYTPALFWRFSAAPLLQSDLSFIMEELDRCYNRAVTLAKRMATSGLFSSESSLNTDPTEGCFNYPLVEKFLMTKRCSRTLLFYYLLCRCLTLVTLLCACVYLGYYLRLASITDEFGCSLRVGLLVTDPSVPDQVQCKLIAVGVFSLLSLVNLILFIALIPVVIYASLRPLFCHGYAHFLETYQSLPTVGVLPRPDGQWDDLSLYVLFLDENISELKSYKYIKVLELLRKRGECSGENFDAMGLLQTLCLVKMDTVDGIKPTGAAAKPDQGKTNAAESASSSTVTKNSCKHPNSAADDSKMETEMKELDPLLSGNCDVTGSRQSEGGTLRQRAM, from the exons ATGGCTATCGCCCATGTGGCTACAGAGTACGTGTTCAGCGACTTTCTGCTGAAGGAGCCGAACCAGGCTCGGTACCGCAGCGTCCGAACGGAGCTGGCTGTGGACAAGATGGTGACCTGTGTGGCCGTCGGCctgcccctcctcctcatctctctggCCTTCGCTCAAGAAGTCTCAGTTG gTACTCAGATCAGCTGTTTTGCTCCCTCTAACTTCTCCTGGAGGCAGGCAGCCTATGTGGACTCGTACTGCTGGGCAGccgtgcatacacacactctacCTCTGTGGCTGcacaag TTCTTTCCCTACATCCTGTTGCTGGTGGCGGTGTTGATGTACACCCCGGCGTTGTTCTGGAGATTTTCTGCGGCGCCCCTCCTGCAGTCGGACCTCAGCTTCATCATGGAGGAGTTGGACCGGTGCTACAACCGCGCTGTCACTCTGGCCAAGCGCATGGCCACGTCAGGACTGTTCTCATCGGAAAG ctcttTGAACACCGACCCCACCGAGGGCTGCTTCAATTACCCGCTGGTGGAAAAGTTTCTGATGACCAAGCGTTGCTCGCGGACATTGCTGTTTTACTACCTGCTGTGTCGCTGCCTGACTCTCGTCACCCTGCTGTGTGCCTGCGTCTACCTGGGCTACTATCTCCGCCTGGCTTCTATCACGGACGAGTTTGGCTGCTCGCTGCGTGTCGGACTGCTCGTCACCGACCCGAGCGTCCCCGACCAGGTGCAGTGTAAGCTCATCGCTGTAGGAGTCTTCTCTCTGCTGAG TCTGGTAAACTTGATCCTGTTCATTGCACTGATTCCTGTGGTGATCTATGCCAGCCTCCGTCCCCTCTTCTGCCACGGGTACGCCCACTTTCTGGAAACCTACCAATCACTGCCCACAGTGGGTGTCCTGCCCAGACCTGATGGCCAATGGGACgatctctctctgtatgtcctCTTCCTGGACGAGAACATCAGTGAACTGAAGTCCTACAAATACATCaag GTGTTGGAGTTGTTGAGGAAACGAGGCGAATGCTCCGGGGAAAACTTTGATGCCATGGGTCTGCTGCAGACTCTCTGTCTGGTGAAGATGGACACTGTGGACGGGATTAAACCTACCGGGGCTGCAGCGAAACCGGATCAAGGAAAAACAAACGCAGCCGAGTCTGCCAGCAGCTCCACGGTGACCAAGAACAGCTGCAAGCATCCGAACTCAGCCGCTGATGACAGCAAGATGGAAACTGAGATGAAAG agctTGATCCCTTGCTGTCGGGAAACTGTGATGtaacaggaagcagacagagtgaaggaggaaCTCTCCGGCAGAGAGcgatgtga